One window from the genome of Micromonospora aurantiaca ATCC 27029 encodes:
- a CDS encoding sugar ABC transporter permease encodes MSQPAAPQATAPVPPPTPPYRPSRVLIGLALTVPAVIAWVWSYVLPTLSTAARSFQADGPRRSGESVGTANYEAAFTDGVVGQIGFAVLLGLVPLAVALIAAPLLAVLADRAGRAARLVTRGVLALPLAAYAPVAVLLGLRAEGIEDGTLARDLQSPRLFLTSALAQVTFGLVVAVAATLYLSALRRREPGDRPASAVLAVGGLLTLGVLATALQTYAAPALLTAGGPRGDSATPVFATVQGAFRTMRFGLGSATSTLLLVLLGLLGLAAAGLVLATRLRIEFDGWRDRPAVGAAESSPGRRPLFAALVAVALLVVVGVTVWASLPWLRNSSSGTGRLPAAVETSTVLVNTWLPPLLSTLVAVGVAALAGFGIGALRPLGRFSELLLVPFAPWLFVGVGPLAIAGYERTQESGQLGSFLGLVPPVWLSVPALFAFTLLFRGQHARWRSGGGVGRTLLLPALPMLAVTALPTWLAHAQAPLWAMLVSRGPDSMTAPVLVQMLADRRFGADGGPPLGLVMPLPLLVLFVLLFAALMVGYLERLAIRVGRPTDVQPTPAGADPSVRKVTA; translated from the coding sequence ATGAGTCAGCCGGCAGCGCCGCAGGCGACAGCACCAGTGCCCCCGCCCACGCCGCCGTACCGGCCGTCGCGAGTCCTGATCGGGCTGGCGCTGACCGTTCCGGCGGTGATCGCCTGGGTCTGGTCGTACGTCCTGCCCACGCTGTCCACTGCGGCCCGCAGCTTCCAGGCGGACGGGCCGCGCCGCTCGGGCGAGTCGGTCGGCACGGCGAACTACGAGGCCGCCTTCACCGACGGGGTGGTCGGGCAGATCGGGTTCGCGGTGCTGCTCGGCCTGGTCCCGCTTGCGGTGGCGCTGATCGCGGCGCCGCTGCTCGCGGTCCTCGCCGACCGGGCCGGCCGGGCCGCCCGCCTGGTGACACGGGGCGTGCTCGCGCTGCCGCTCGCCGCGTACGCGCCGGTCGCCGTGCTCCTCGGCCTGCGCGCCGAGGGCATCGAGGACGGCACCCTCGCCCGGGACCTGCAGTCCCCCCGGCTGTTCCTCACCTCGGCACTGGCGCAGGTGACGTTCGGGCTGGTCGTCGCGGTGGCCGCGACGCTGTACCTGAGCGCGCTGCGCCGCCGCGAGCCCGGCGACCGGCCCGCGTCCGCCGTGCTCGCCGTCGGCGGGCTGCTCACCCTGGGCGTTCTCGCCACCGCCCTGCAGACGTACGCCGCCCCGGCGCTGCTGACCGCCGGCGGGCCGCGCGGGGACTCCGCCACCCCGGTGTTCGCCACCGTGCAGGGCGCCTTCCGGACGATGCGCTTCGGTCTCGGATCCGCCACGTCGACGCTGCTGCTGGTGCTGCTCGGGCTGCTCGGGCTGGCCGCGGCAGGGCTCGTCCTGGCCACCCGGCTGCGGATCGAGTTCGACGGCTGGCGGGACCGGCCGGCCGTCGGGGCGGCGGAGTCCTCCCCCGGCCGCCGGCCGCTGTTCGCCGCGCTGGTCGCGGTCGCGCTCCTGGTCGTCGTCGGCGTGACCGTCTGGGCGTCGCTGCCGTGGCTGCGGAACTCCTCCTCCGGCACCGGGCGTCTGCCGGCCGCGGTCGAGACCTCGACGGTGCTCGTCAACACCTGGCTGCCGCCGCTGCTGTCCACGCTCGTCGCGGTGGGCGTCGCGGCGCTCGCCGGGTTCGGCATCGGCGCGCTGCGCCCGCTGGGGCGCTTCAGCGAGCTGCTGCTGGTGCCGTTCGCGCCGTGGCTGTTCGTCGGCGTCGGCCCGCTGGCGATCGCCGGCTACGAGCGCACCCAGGAGTCCGGGCAGCTGGGCTCGTTCCTCGGCCTGGTCCCGCCGGTCTGGCTGTCGGTGCCCGCGCTGTTCGCGTTCACGCTGCTCTTCCGGGGCCAGCACGCCCGGTGGCGCTCCGGCGGCGGCGTCGGCCGTACGCTGCTCCTGCCGGCGCTGCCGATGCTGGCCGTGACCGCGCTGCCGACCTGGCTGGCGCACGCCCAGGCGCCACTGTGGGCGATGCTCGTGAGCCGGGGTCCGGACAGCATGACCGCGCCGGTGCTGGTGCAGATGCTCGCCGACCGCCGCTTCGGCGCCGACGGCGGGCCTCCGCTGGGCCTGGTCATGCCGCTTCCCCTGCTGGTGCTGTTCGTGTTGCTGTTCGCCGCGCTCATGGTCGGCTACCTGGAGCGGCTCGCGATCCGCGTCGGGCGGCCGACCGACGTGCAGCCGACGCCCGCCGGGGCGGATCCGTCCGTCCGCAAGGTCACCGCGTAG
- a CDS encoding DUF2267 domain-containing protein, whose translation MDQDQFIGAVAQRCGASAEQATAITRATLTTLAERIDGGEARDLADRLPEALRAYAFGPAEDAEPFGLDVFVERVSGRADVDVDAARDGVTAVFDVLRDAVDPAVYAQVVGQLPAEYGDVADQSAPYVRRSA comes from the coding sequence ATGGACCAGGACCAGTTCATCGGCGCGGTGGCCCAGCGGTGCGGCGCGTCCGCGGAGCAGGCCACCGCGATCACCCGGGCGACGTTGACCACGCTGGCCGAGCGCATCGACGGCGGGGAGGCCCGCGACCTCGCCGACCGGCTGCCGGAGGCGCTGCGGGCGTACGCGTTCGGCCCGGCCGAGGACGCCGAGCCGTTCGGGCTCGACGTGTTCGTGGAGCGGGTGAGCGGACGCGCCGACGTGGACGTGGACGCCGCCCGGGACGGGGTCACGGCGGTCTTCGACGTACTGCGCGACGCCGTCGACCCGGCCGTCTACGCCCAGGTCGTCGGGCAGCTCCCGGCCGAGTACGGCGACGTGGCCGACCAGAGCGCCCCGTACGTACGGCGCTCGGCGTGA
- a CDS encoding dienelactone hydrolase family protein, translating to MQPTIVDVPTPDGTADAYLATPGTGGPFPAVLLFMDAFGLRPRVAEMAATIAERGYVVLAPNLFHRAGRAPLIDLGALADDSRRGALFESIGPMMAALTPDAVARDTAAYLDFLAARPDVAPGPAAITGYCMGGTNALRAVEALPDRIAAVAAFHAGRVVTDAPDSPHLAVGAVTGELYFGHADADPSMTAEQIATLEKTLDASGVTYRSEVYAGARHGYTQSDTPMYDEQATQRHWTALFDLLDRTYRR from the coding sequence GTGCAGCCGACGATCGTGGACGTACCCACCCCCGACGGGACTGCCGACGCCTACCTGGCCACGCCGGGGACCGGCGGGCCCTTCCCGGCCGTGCTGCTGTTCATGGACGCGTTCGGGCTGCGGCCCCGGGTCGCGGAGATGGCCGCCACGATCGCCGAGCGCGGGTACGTGGTGCTCGCCCCCAACCTGTTCCACCGCGCCGGGCGCGCCCCGCTGATCGACCTCGGCGCGCTCGCCGACGACAGCCGCCGGGGCGCCCTGTTCGAGAGCATCGGGCCGATGATGGCCGCGTTGACGCCGGACGCGGTGGCCCGCGACACGGCCGCCTACCTGGACTTCCTCGCCGCCCGTCCGGACGTCGCGCCGGGTCCGGCGGCGATCACCGGCTACTGCATGGGCGGCACGAACGCGCTGCGCGCCGTCGAGGCACTCCCGGACCGGATCGCCGCGGTGGCCGCGTTCCACGCCGGCCGGGTGGTCACCGACGCCCCGGACAGCCCGCACCTGGCCGTCGGCGCGGTGACCGGCGAACTCTACTTCGGGCACGCCGACGCCGACCCGTCGATGACCGCCGAGCAGATCGCCACGCTGGAGAAGACGCTGGACGCGTCCGGGGTGACCTACCGCTCCGAGGTGTACGCCGGCGCCCGCCACGGCTACACCCAGTCGGACACCCCGATGTACGACGAGCAGGCCACGCAGCGGCACTGGACGGCGCTGTTCGACCTGCTCGACCGCACGTACCGCCGCTGA
- a CDS encoding diacylglycerol/lipid kinase family protein: MRTKQELSTAIRERRRAALVVNAHSRRGRRLYDTVHARLRAAGFTLLGAYPVDRPGELDRVLAEAADLGPDLLVTGGGDGTVGAAARLLAHRDVAMGLLPLGTTNNFARTVGVPLDLDAAIAVLTDGKVIDVDLGLIGDTRFTNHVGIGLSADIMQAAPPGLKRVVGRLAYPLTGLGLLARHRPLAVTVRAEGREHTFTTHQVYVANGGFHAGRPITADATADDRLLVAYPVGGPTRRGLLRETARNAAAGHRRTLGDEPFLAVRQLWLDTDRPARIEVDGEPYGQTPVRIGLDPNALRLMARADSPDH, translated from the coding sequence GTGCGGACCAAGCAGGAGCTGTCGACGGCGATCCGGGAACGACGGCGGGCGGCGCTCGTGGTCAACGCCCACTCCCGCCGCGGCCGCCGGCTGTACGACACCGTCCACGCACGCCTGCGGGCGGCCGGTTTCACGCTGCTCGGCGCGTACCCGGTGGACCGGCCCGGCGAGCTGGACCGGGTACTCGCCGAGGCCGCCGACCTCGGGCCGGACCTGCTGGTCACCGGCGGCGGCGACGGCACCGTCGGCGCGGCGGCCCGGCTGCTCGCCCACCGGGACGTCGCGATGGGCCTGCTGCCGTTGGGCACCACTAACAACTTCGCCCGCACCGTCGGCGTCCCGCTCGACCTGGACGCGGCGATCGCGGTGCTCACCGACGGCAAGGTGATCGACGTCGACCTGGGCCTGATCGGTGACACCCGGTTCACCAACCACGTCGGGATCGGGCTGTCCGCCGACATCATGCAGGCCGCGCCGCCGGGGCTGAAGCGGGTCGTCGGGCGGCTCGCGTACCCGCTGACCGGGCTGGGGCTGCTCGCCCGGCACCGGCCGCTGGCCGTGACGGTCCGCGCCGAGGGCCGCGAGCACACGTTCACCACCCACCAGGTGTACGTGGCCAACGGCGGCTTCCACGCCGGCCGGCCCATCACCGCCGACGCCACCGCCGACGACCGGCTGCTGGTCGCGTACCCGGTGGGTGGGCCGACCCGGCGCGGGCTGCTGCGCGAGACGGCGCGCAACGCGGCGGCCGGCCACCGCCGCACCCTCGGCGACGAGCCGTTCCTGGCGGTACGCCAGCTGTGGCTGGACACCGACCGGCCGGCCCGCATCGAGGTCGACGGCGAGCCGTACGGGCAAACGCCGGTCCGCATCGGCCTGGACCCGAACGCGTTGCGGCTGATGGCCCGGGCGGACAGCCCGGATCACTGA
- a CDS encoding response regulator, translated as MIRVLLVDDQHLIRAGLRMLCDAQPDLEVVGEADNGRDAVALAARLRPDVVVMDLRMPGVDGITATSRILADRPATRIMVLTTFGDDDHLYPALTAGACGFLLKDAPPADLLDGVRRAAAGDSPFSPDVLRRLVERAVHARAGAPRRTADLTAREQDVLDLVADGLSNTEIADRLHIGVTTVKTHITSLMTKTGSANRVRLALWARGG; from the coding sequence GTGATCCGGGTGCTGCTGGTCGACGACCAGCACCTCATCCGGGCCGGCCTGCGGATGCTCTGCGACGCCCAGCCCGACCTCGAGGTCGTCGGCGAGGCCGACAACGGCCGGGACGCGGTCGCCCTCGCCGCGCGGCTGCGACCCGACGTGGTGGTGATGGACCTGCGGATGCCCGGCGTCGACGGGATCACCGCGACCAGCCGGATCCTCGCCGACCGGCCCGCCACCCGGATCATGGTGCTCACCACGTTCGGCGACGACGACCACCTCTACCCCGCGCTCACCGCCGGTGCCTGCGGGTTCCTGCTCAAGGACGCGCCCCCGGCCGACCTGCTCGACGGCGTCCGCCGCGCCGCCGCCGGGGACAGCCCGTTCAGCCCGGACGTCCTGCGCCGGCTGGTCGAACGCGCGGTGCACGCCCGCGCCGGCGCGCCCCGGCGGACGGCCGACCTGACCGCGCGCGAACAGGACGTGCTGGACCTGGTCGCCGACGGCCTGTCGAACACCGAGATCGCCGACCGGCTGCACATCGGGGTGACCACGGTGAAGACGCACATCACCAGCCTGATGACCAAGACCGGCAGCGCCAACCGGGTACGCCTGGCGCTGTGGGCGCGCGGCGGCTGA
- a CDS encoding FUSC family protein — MTDRRADTVRSPLDRAVERGGLALSRARAQGGAAGRNRLRQLEITVVISAQAGLAAALAALLAQELLGSGAHVFAPAAAVGTIATAIGQRARRTFELLVGVGLGIVVGDLLRALLGSGSWQTGLVVTLAIATALLVAGRGGALVGQAGGTAVLIATLAPVQPGLELPRIFDALVGGLVGLFVVALLLPVNPIRVLDRAVEPVVARLTEQLDAVAHALTRRDADAAQRALEDLRGLEPDIGRLNDALSGAEEVVTIAPARWHRRAQFHRYADATQHLERLLLYARSIARRSATALQYDEPIPPALPDAVARLGEAVRELKRACKSGEDLERTRELVRQGAELAGRAWSQGVRTYGEAMISDLRTGQSELLRATGCRPEDANGTVRRAAGAGEAEARPPVRARMSRPVPRRPAGRHQPKATGRELAPARAGPAG; from the coding sequence ATGACCGACCGCCGCGCCGACACCGTCCGCTCGCCCCTGGACCGGGCGGTCGAGCGGGGCGGTCTCGCGCTCTCCCGGGCCCGCGCCCAGGGCGGCGCGGCCGGCCGGAACCGGCTGCGCCAGCTGGAGATCACCGTGGTGATCTCCGCGCAGGCCGGGCTGGCCGCGGCGCTCGCCGCGCTGCTCGCCCAGGAGCTGCTCGGCTCCGGCGCGCACGTCTTCGCTCCCGCCGCCGCGGTCGGCACCATCGCCACCGCCATCGGCCAGCGCGCCCGTCGCACGTTCGAGCTGCTCGTCGGCGTCGGCCTCGGCATCGTGGTCGGTGACCTGCTGCGCGCGCTGCTCGGCAGCGGCTCCTGGCAGACCGGCCTGGTGGTCACGCTCGCCATCGCCACCGCCCTGCTGGTGGCCGGGCGCGGCGGCGCGCTCGTCGGCCAGGCCGGCGGCACGGCGGTGCTGATCGCCACGCTCGCGCCGGTGCAGCCCGGCCTGGAGCTGCCCCGCATCTTCGACGCGCTGGTCGGCGGCCTGGTCGGTCTGTTCGTGGTAGCGCTGCTGCTGCCGGTCAACCCGATCCGCGTGCTGGACCGGGCGGTGGAACCGGTGGTCGCCCGGCTCACCGAGCAGCTCGACGCCGTCGCCCACGCGCTGACCCGGCGGGACGCCGACGCGGCCCAGCGCGCCCTGGAGGACCTGCGCGGGCTCGAACCGGACATCGGGCGGCTCAACGACGCGCTCAGCGGGGCCGAGGAGGTGGTCACCATCGCGCCGGCTCGCTGGCACCGCCGCGCCCAGTTCCACAGGTACGCCGACGCGACCCAGCACCTCGAACGGCTGCTCCTGTACGCCCGCTCGATCGCCCGCCGCTCCGCCACCGCGTTGCAGTACGACGAGCCGATCCCGCCCGCGCTGCCCGACGCGGTGGCCCGCCTCGGCGAGGCGGTGCGGGAGCTGAAGCGGGCCTGCAAGTCCGGAGAGGATCTGGAACGCACCCGGGAGCTGGTCCGGCAGGGCGCCGAGCTGGCCGGGCGCGCCTGGTCGCAGGGCGTGCGCACCTACGGCGAGGCGATGATCAGCGACCTGCGGACCGGGCAGAGCGAGCTGCTGCGGGCCACCGGCTGCCGGCCCGAGGACGCCAACGGCACAGTGCGCCGGGCCGCCGGGGCGGGGGAGGCGGAGGCGCGCCCGCCGGTCCGGGCCCGGATGAGCCGGCCGGTCCCGCGCCGGCCCGCCGGACGGCACCAGCCGAAGGCCACCGGGCGTGAACTGGCACCTGCCCGAGCCGGTCCGGCTGGTTAG
- a CDS encoding RraA family protein codes for MDIRQDAPAARFAALTTAHVADACLRAGVPVRCAPAAVVPVLPGRRLAGRVRPARHAGSVDVFLEAIEQAAEGDVLVVDDGGRTDRACVGDLVVLEARAAGLAGLVVWGAHRDTADLVAVGLPVFSLGATPSGPLELDPRPDGALEHAMVGPFTVGPQDLALADDDGVLFVPADRAGELFDLAESIRDTERRQADRIRAGESLRAQVGFGAYLAAREADPALTFRAHLRAVGGAIEE; via the coding sequence ATGGACATCCGTCAGGACGCACCGGCCGCCCGCTTCGCCGCGCTCACCACCGCGCACGTCGCCGACGCCTGCCTGCGCGCCGGTGTCCCCGTCCGCTGCGCCCCGGCCGCCGTCGTCCCGGTGCTGCCCGGGCGGCGCCTGGCCGGCCGGGTCCGCCCGGCCCGGCACGCCGGCAGCGTGGACGTCTTCCTGGAGGCGATCGAGCAGGCCGCCGAGGGGGACGTGCTCGTCGTCGACGACGGCGGGCGCACCGACCGGGCCTGCGTCGGCGACCTGGTGGTGCTGGAGGCGCGGGCCGCCGGCCTGGCCGGGCTGGTGGTGTGGGGCGCGCACCGGGACACCGCGGACCTGGTCGCGGTCGGGCTGCCGGTGTTCAGCCTCGGCGCCACCCCGAGCGGGCCCCTGGAGCTGGACCCGCGTCCGGACGGTGCGCTGGAGCACGCCATGGTCGGGCCGTTCACCGTCGGCCCGCAGGATCTGGCGCTGGCCGACGACGACGGTGTGCTGTTCGTACCCGCCGATCGGGCCGGGGAACTGTTCGACCTGGCCGAGTCCATCCGGGACACCGAACGGCGGCAGGCCGACCGGATCCGGGCCGGGGAGTCGCTGCGCGCGCAGGTCGGGTTCGGCGCGTACCTGGCGGCCCGGGAGGCGGACCCGGCGCTGACGTTCCGGGCGCACCTGCGGGCGGTGGGCGGCGCGATCGAGGAGTGA